One genomic window of Paenisporosarcina antarctica includes the following:
- a CDS encoding S1C family serine protease: MDQPKRYKEPVPKKPSSKKASTIKTLILLLAISLIAGLFIWLQFFPKPVEEAIEKEPKVEDTTKEIKPTTEIVTETEETKNPEGVVTRDEQEPSKSDTTESDESELESTDPVIVEEEPVEERVEERDQEAILASALPKVYTVYTDSQQGSGFLYNANGDIVTNAHVVDGYSTVTVMNNAGVKFVGQVIGISESIDIALIRVEAIVGKEPMIMDLNKSAEGTSVIAIGSPNNKSNTATMGKVTATGKDFYESFTYTDLYEIDAPIAPGSSGGPLLDAKSEKVIGVNSIILTDNPSIGYSIPVYSVYQLLKSWATNPIESKDPVIQKPEDAYFDKEYLSVFIEGYMTLYTYAQNEVNFSYLEGYLLPDSPVYNSEKEIISNLKDQQKQFTINQFTMGDIKIHDNLAIITTTTETLIEQKGKKSSIVKEQVVYDVVIDEYGDYMIKNMTRVYLSYPEEVKVDPKDEEEVKPEDQPKEDEVEEEKAPEETTPEEVPASEE; encoded by the coding sequence GTGGACCAGCCTAAACGATACAAAGAACCAGTTCCCAAAAAACCTAGCTCCAAAAAAGCATCAACCATTAAAACTCTCATTCTATTACTTGCAATTTCGCTTATTGCGGGTTTATTTATCTGGTTGCAATTTTTCCCAAAACCAGTAGAAGAAGCGATTGAAAAAGAACCTAAAGTAGAAGACACGACTAAAGAAATCAAACCGACTACAGAAATAGTCACTGAAACCGAAGAAACCAAAAATCCAGAGGGCGTTGTGACACGCGATGAGCAAGAACCCTCAAAATCAGATACAACAGAATCAGATGAATCAGAATTGGAATCAACAGATCCGGTTATAGTCGAAGAAGAACCTGTAGAGGAACGTGTTGAAGAACGCGATCAAGAGGCGATTCTAGCGTCCGCATTGCCAAAGGTCTATACAGTCTACACAGACTCACAACAAGGCTCTGGCTTCCTTTATAACGCGAATGGCGACATTGTCACAAATGCACATGTTGTTGATGGTTACAGTACAGTGACTGTTATGAACAATGCAGGAGTGAAATTTGTTGGTCAAGTAATTGGTATTTCAGAATCCATTGACATTGCCCTTATTCGAGTTGAAGCAATTGTCGGCAAAGAGCCGATGATTATGGATTTAAATAAATCAGCCGAAGGCACGAGCGTGATTGCGATTGGTAGCCCTAATAATAAATCCAATACAGCGACAATGGGTAAAGTTACGGCTACAGGAAAAGATTTTTATGAGAGCTTTACCTATACGGATTTGTATGAAATTGACGCACCTATTGCACCAGGTAGTAGCGGGGGACCACTACTAGACGCCAAGAGCGAGAAAGTCATCGGCGTAAACTCGATAATATTAACGGACAATCCATCGATTGGCTACAGCATACCGGTCTATTCCGTTTATCAGTTACTAAAATCGTGGGCAACAAATCCAATAGAATCAAAAGATCCAGTTATTCAAAAACCTGAAGATGCATATTTTGATAAAGAATATTTATCCGTGTTCATAGAGGGATATATGACGTTATACACATATGCACAAAATGAAGTGAATTTCAGTTATTTGGAAGGGTACTTATTACCGGATTCTCCTGTATATAATTCAGAGAAGGAGATTATAAGTAACCTGAAGGATCAACAAAAACAATTTACTATTAATCAATTCACTATGGGTGATATTAAAATTCATGACAACTTAGCCATTATAACAACTACAACTGAAACGTTAATTGAACAAAAAGGGAAAAAGTCTTCTATAGTTAAAGAGCAAGTTGTATATGATGTAGTCATCGATGAGTATGGGGATTATATGATTAAAAATATGACAAGGGTTTATCTTAGCTATCCTGAAGAGGTCAAAGTAGATCCAAAAGATGAAGAAGAAGTTAAACCTGAGGATCAACCAAAAGAAGACGAAGTAGAGGAAGAAAAAGCACCTGAAGAAACTACTCCTGAAGAAGTGCCGGCAAGTGAAGAGTAA
- a CDS encoding cell wall-binding repeat-containing protein, with product MSKEGILKHALSKMLLAILLVISMVAPFITAPSVQAADTITVAEAIANNTGAATVKGFIVGTASSGSSYDQDPPFTVNSNVGLADSPDETNAAKILPVQLPNTAVRTAINLKDNPENFKAEVTITGNLEAYFSVPGLKSASAYTIISEGEPAPEAEEMADIAAARAVTDETKLIKVTGTVTTGTGFWGGKAFYIQDDSAGIYVYTTAADVQPGDIVELEGKVSPYNGELQIQPSKISVKSSANPLPAAQDITPAGVKEDTQAERILLNNVTISDLTKVNDYGTFEFTATHENGESVVIRNDNRNGLAYDDFIKRYKNGDLVNVSGIASKFDTTYQVKTLGLESFDLVNKPAVYTDIFPGTVSEGTEISLITPIEGATIYYTVDGSTPTPASTQYTTPITLTKDATIKAIAVSDKTSEVFSFTYKILKVDNLFIRDIQGDGHYSDYEGANVKDITGVVTHLYNGANFVIQDINPDDDNTTSEALIVNKASNGLKVGDLVTVEGTVEEWFYEGYSDMKSNDLPVTRIRATSTVASETATIPAPLVIGVDIFPPTEMIDNDQLTSFDPEEDGIDFWESVELMRLSVPNAKVVGPQKYGEVVVVAENSTNNDFNVLGGINISATDYNPERIIVDFDNEDYDAKSGDYYTGNIIGVMGFGFGNYKLWAQESDLPDITRVDKPNLVTDIEPVEDKLNVAAYNVENFSNNSTQTPDEKVEKIARSFVDNMKSPDIITLVEVQDNDGATASNNPDATESYERLIAAIVAAGGPTYEWTDIAPEYNEDGGQPGGNIRVGYLYNPERVTLSKGTKGSSTEAVTWVDGELSKNPGRILDLPQANTRKPLAAQFEFQGEKVVVIGTHLNSKGGDQPLFGKNQPPFLGSEAERIELATMINDFIKKGQEQDPNLKVILAGDMNDFEFTPTLEALKGGILTNMIEKVPAGERFTYYYQGNNQVLDHILVSDNLAERTQVDIIHVNSNYMEIHGRASDHEPVLIQVDLKDPVDAVKTLSVNKTTVDLEVDATEQLVVTETTTKADDTSTDEDVTATATYNGFDTEVISVNAGLITAKAEGTTSITVTVGDNTKTVNVTVQKGAKTVERISGTDRIKTAIAISKKGWDTANTVILAQGYDFPDALAASPLAYQLDSPILLTKQNTLSAETIAELKRLETKKVIIVGGELAISQEVVNTLYSHGIFVERIAGKNRFETAMKIAKRMGGNPTKAIVTDGFSFPDALTISSYAAQNGYPILLTKTNSLPSETKDALQSIPNTIVMGGTLAVSTSVFDQLNKPVRIAGKSRYETAVAVIEMLDLSTDKVYVATGEAFADAMTGSVLAAKNKAPIILVRHNGIPQPTADLIEKYDIRNFTLLGGELAIGKDLFE from the coding sequence ATGTCGAAAGAAGGTATTTTGAAACATGCTCTTAGTAAGATGCTACTCGCAATCTTACTAGTAATTTCAATGGTAGCACCTTTTATCACAGCACCAAGTGTACAAGCAGCTGACACAATAACTGTAGCTGAAGCGATTGCCAACAACACTGGCGCAGCAACAGTAAAAGGATTTATTGTCGGAACAGCAAGCAGTGGCTCGAGTTATGACCAAGATCCACCATTTACCGTTAATTCAAATGTCGGACTAGCAGACAGTCCGGATGAAACAAACGCAGCTAAAATCCTGCCAGTTCAATTACCTAACACTGCTGTTCGTACAGCAATCAATTTAAAAGATAACCCAGAAAACTTTAAAGCTGAAGTAACCATAACTGGAAATCTAGAAGCTTATTTCTCGGTTCCAGGTTTAAAAAGTGCAAGTGCATACACCATCATTTCTGAAGGCGAACCAGCACCAGAAGCTGAAGAAATGGCTGACATCGCTGCTGCTCGTGCAGTAACTGATGAAACAAAATTAATCAAAGTAACTGGAACTGTAACAACAGGTACTGGATTCTGGGGCGGTAAAGCGTTCTATATCCAAGACGACTCAGCTGGTATTTATGTATACACAACAGCAGCTGACGTTCAACCTGGTGACATCGTTGAGCTTGAAGGGAAAGTAAGCCCATACAATGGCGAACTTCAAATTCAACCATCTAAAATTTCCGTTAAATCTTCAGCAAACCCACTACCAGCAGCACAAGACATCACCCCAGCTGGAGTGAAAGAAGACACACAAGCTGAACGTATTCTATTAAACAATGTCACGATTTCGGACTTAACAAAAGTAAATGATTACGGTACATTCGAATTCACTGCAACACATGAAAATGGTGAATCTGTTGTCATCCGTAACGATAACCGTAATGGCTTGGCTTATGACGACTTCATCAAACGCTACAAAAATGGCGATCTTGTAAATGTTTCTGGGATCGCATCTAAGTTCGATACAACTTACCAAGTGAAAACACTAGGTCTTGAAAGCTTTGACCTAGTAAATAAACCTGCAGTTTACACAGATATTTTCCCTGGAACAGTATCTGAAGGAACAGAAATTTCATTAATTACACCAATCGAAGGCGCGACGATCTACTATACGGTAGACGGATCAACACCAACACCAGCAAGCACACAATATACAACACCTATTACCTTAACAAAAGACGCAACAATCAAAGCCATCGCTGTAAGTGACAAGACTTCTGAAGTTTTCTCATTTACGTATAAGATCTTGAAAGTGGACAACCTATTCATCCGTGATATTCAAGGGGATGGCCATTATTCAGATTACGAAGGTGCTAACGTAAAAGATATCACGGGTGTTGTTACTCACCTGTATAACGGTGCGAACTTTGTCATCCAAGATATCAACCCAGATGACGACAACACGACGTCTGAAGCACTCATTGTAAACAAAGCTTCAAATGGACTAAAAGTAGGTGACCTAGTTACCGTTGAAGGAACAGTTGAAGAGTGGTTTTACGAAGGCTATTCAGACATGAAATCAAATGATTTACCAGTTACACGTATTCGTGCAACTTCAACAGTAGCTTCAGAAACAGCAACAATTCCTGCACCATTAGTAATCGGAGTGGACATCTTCCCACCAACTGAAATGATCGACAACGATCAATTGACATCTTTTGATCCTGAAGAAGATGGCATTGATTTCTGGGAATCGGTTGAATTAATGCGCTTATCAGTTCCAAATGCGAAAGTAGTAGGTCCACAAAAATACGGAGAAGTCGTGGTAGTAGCAGAAAACTCTACGAACAATGATTTTAATGTTTTAGGTGGTATCAACATCTCAGCAACTGATTACAACCCAGAACGTATTATTGTAGACTTTGATAATGAAGATTACGATGCAAAATCTGGTGACTATTACACAGGAAACATTATTGGCGTTATGGGCTTCGGCTTTGGTAATTACAAACTGTGGGCACAAGAATCGGATTTACCTGACATCACACGAGTCGACAAACCTAATCTAGTAACCGATATCGAGCCAGTGGAAGACAAACTGAACGTAGCAGCATATAACGTTGAAAACTTCTCGAATAATAGCACACAAACACCGGATGAAAAAGTAGAGAAAATTGCACGCTCATTCGTCGACAACATGAAATCACCTGATATTATCACGCTTGTAGAAGTCCAAGATAATGATGGTGCAACAGCTTCAAACAATCCTGATGCGACTGAAAGCTATGAACGTCTAATAGCAGCAATCGTGGCAGCTGGAGGTCCAACATACGAATGGACGGACATCGCGCCAGAATACAATGAAGACGGTGGACAACCAGGCGGGAATATCCGCGTAGGTTACCTATACAATCCAGAACGTGTAACACTTTCTAAAGGAACAAAAGGCAGTTCAACGGAAGCCGTAACTTGGGTAGATGGAGAACTCTCTAAAAACCCTGGTAGAATCCTAGACTTGCCTCAGGCAAACACACGTAAACCATTAGCAGCTCAATTTGAGTTCCAAGGTGAGAAAGTAGTCGTGATCGGCACTCACTTAAATTCTAAAGGTGGAGACCAACCGTTATTTGGGAAAAACCAACCTCCATTTTTAGGTTCAGAAGCGGAACGTATTGAACTTGCGACCATGATTAATGACTTTATTAAAAAAGGACAAGAACAAGATCCAAACCTAAAAGTAATCTTAGCTGGTGATATGAATGATTTCGAATTCACACCAACACTTGAGGCACTTAAAGGTGGAATCTTGACGAATATGATTGAAAAAGTACCAGCTGGGGAACGTTTCACTTACTATTATCAAGGAAATAATCAAGTTCTTGATCACATCCTAGTATCTGATAATTTGGCTGAAAGAACACAAGTCGACATCATCCATGTCAACTCTAACTACATGGAAATTCACGGTCGTGCATCTGACCATGAACCAGTATTAATTCAAGTGGACTTAAAAGATCCAGTCGATGCTGTTAAAACATTGTCAGTTAATAAGACAACTGTTGATTTAGAAGTAGATGCAACAGAGCAATTAGTAGTAACAGAAACAACAACAAAAGCTGACGACACATCTACAGATGAAGACGTTACAGCAACTGCAACATATAACGGCTTCGACACAGAAGTGATTTCTGTAAATGCTGGTTTGATTACAGCAAAGGCAGAAGGAACTACTAGCATCACAGTGACGGTTGGCGACAACACGAAAACTGTAAATGTTACGGTACAAAAAGGCGCGAAAACAGTCGAACGCATTTCAGGAACCGATCGCATTAAAACAGCAATCGCTATTTCTAAAAAAGGATGGGATACCGCTAATACCGTTATTCTAGCGCAAGGGTACGATTTCCCAGATGCGCTTGCTGCATCTCCACTTGCGTATCAATTAGATTCACCGATTCTTTTAACAAAACAGAACACATTGAGCGCTGAAACGATTGCAGAGCTGAAGCGTTTAGAAACGAAGAAGGTCATCATCGTTGGTGGAGAACTCGCGATATCTCAAGAGGTAGTGAATACTCTTTATTCACATGGTATTTTTGTCGAGAGAATAGCGGGCAAGAATCGCTTTGAGACAGCAATGAAAATCGCAAAACGAATGGGTGGCAATCCAACGAAAGCCATCGTCACAGATGGATTCAGTTTTCCGGATGCATTGACGATTTCGTCATATGCTGCACAAAACGGCTATCCAATTTTGTTAACGAAAACGAATAGTCTACCTAGTGAAACGAAAGATGCATTACAGTCGATTCCGAATACGATTGTAATGGGTGGGACTTTGGCCGTTTCAACTTCTGTATTTGACCAATTAAATAAACCTGTTCGAATTGCAGGTAAAAGTAGATATGAGACGGCGGTAGCTGTAATTGAGATGTTGGATCTGTCTACGGATAAGGTATATGTGGCAACTGGTGAAGCTTTTGCGGATGCTATGACAGGTTCGGTATTAGCGGCTAAGAATAAGGCACCTATTATCTTGGTACGACATAATGGGATACCGCAGCCAACTGCAGATTTGATTGAGAAATATGATATTCGTAATTTCACGCTTTTGGGCGGGGAGTTAGCAATAGGCAAAGACTTGTTTGAATAA
- a CDS encoding L-fuculose-phosphate aldolase: MMFMKERNVLVDYCKLLKTRGLTKGTGGNISIFNRESGYMIISPSGVDYDIMTTEDVVVCDLQGNIIEGERKPSSEFPMHAIFYQKRTDINAVVHTHSLNASVLASLRWSLPAVSYLVAFAGKNVRCAKYASFGTPELATHAFDAMQDRQAVLLANHGLLAGAGNLATAFDIAEEIEFCCEVYLKAKTVGEPAILDDKEMAHMAEQFKTYGQK, from the coding sequence CTGATGTTCATGAAAGAGCGCAATGTACTTGTTGATTATTGTAAGTTACTGAAGACGAGGGGCCTTACAAAAGGGACGGGAGGCAATATTTCCATCTTTAATCGAGAATCTGGCTATATGATCATTAGTCCGAGTGGTGTTGACTACGATATCATGACGACTGAAGATGTAGTTGTGTGCGACTTACAAGGGAACATTATTGAAGGGGAAAGAAAGCCTTCGAGTGAATTTCCTATGCATGCGATTTTCTATCAGAAACGCACAGACATAAATGCCGTTGTCCACACACACTCTCTAAACGCTAGCGTACTTGCTTCACTTCGATGGAGTTTACCTGCAGTATCGTATTTAGTTGCATTTGCGGGGAAAAATGTACGCTGTGCTAAATATGCTAGTTTCGGAACACCGGAACTAGCAACCCATGCTTTCGATGCAATGCAAGATCGTCAAGCAGTTCTGCTAGCGAATCACGGACTACTCGCAGGAGCGGGCAATCTGGCAACAGCATTTGATATCGCAGAAGAAATCGAATTCTGTTGCGAAGTATACTTAAAAGCGAAAACAGTCGGAGAGCCAGCCATCCTAGATGATAAAGAAATGGCTCATATGGCCGAACAATTTAAAACATACGGCCAAAAATAG
- the mtnA gene encoding S-methyl-5-thioribose-1-phosphate isomerase, with the protein MTEALNPIQWKNNALVLLDQTKLPNEIVYEEFTTVESVWDAIVTMKVRGAPAIGVAAAYAVYLGVRDLKPDLDQTVLGKVVQKHVAYLATSRPTAVNLFWALERMTAVKITDASYKEALLAEAQAIHKEDEEINRMIGENLLTLLSDGIGILTHCNAGALATSKYGTATAPMYLAKEKGWNFKVYADETRPRLQGSTLTALELSRAGIDVTVITDSMAAMVMSQGKVQAVIVGCDRVAANGDTANKIGTLGVSILAKHYGIPFYVAAPTPTIDLNTPNGAGIPIEERHKSEVIEGFGKLTAPADVKVYNPAFDVTPAQHITAIITEKGIVRAPYGENLEKLFS; encoded by the coding sequence ATGACTGAAGCACTCAATCCGATCCAGTGGAAAAACAACGCACTGGTGCTACTTGACCAAACCAAATTACCAAATGAAATCGTCTATGAAGAATTCACCACCGTCGAAAGCGTCTGGGATGCCATCGTCACCATGAAAGTCCGCGGTGCCCCGGCTATCGGCGTCGCAGCTGCATATGCCGTGTACCTAGGTGTTCGCGACCTTAAACCAGACCTAGACCAAACCGTTTTGGGCAAAGTAGTGCAGAAACACGTCGCGTATTTAGCCACATCTAGACCGACCGCTGTGAACTTATTTTGGGCACTCGAACGCATGACAGCAGTTAAAATCACGGACGCTAGTTATAAAGAAGCACTATTAGCAGAAGCACAAGCCATTCATAAAGAAGATGAAGAAATCAACCGCATGATTGGCGAGAATTTATTAACATTACTATCTGACGGTATCGGGATTTTAACCCATTGTAACGCTGGCGCTCTCGCGACATCGAAATATGGAACCGCAACTGCTCCCATGTATTTAGCAAAGGAAAAAGGCTGGAATTTTAAAGTATATGCTGACGAAACACGTCCGCGTTTACAAGGTTCAACATTAACTGCACTTGAATTAAGCAGAGCGGGCATCGATGTCACGGTCATTACGGACAGCATGGCAGCAATGGTCATGTCTCAAGGCAAAGTCCAAGCCGTCATTGTAGGTTGTGACCGCGTCGCAGCAAACGGAGATACAGCCAATAAAATCGGCACACTCGGCGTCTCCATTTTAGCTAAACATTACGGCATCCCGTTCTACGTAGCAGCACCAACACCAACAATCGACCTAAACACGCCAAACGGAGCGGGCATACCAATAGAAGAAAGACATAAATCCGAAGTCATCGAAGGCTTCGGTAAACTCACAGCACCTGCCGACGTAAAGGTCTATAACCCAGCCTTCGACGTCACACCCGCCCAACACATAACGGCAATCATCACCGAAAAGGGCATTGTGCGAGCACCTTATGGGGAAAACCTAGAGAAATTATTCTCTTAA
- the mtnK gene encoding S-methyl-5-thioribose kinase → MPSFEQYFLMNTDHVKDYVKANIHTFKNAQNITCLEIGDGNLNYVYRVLNNDTNDSVIVKQAGTTARISDEFVLSTTRNKIETEALILQHTLAPGLVPEIYLLDETMSCCVMEDLSHLTIMRTALTKFETFPNFAEHITDFMVNTLLRTSDVVLNHKDKKELVRKFINPELCEISEDLVFTEPFHNQFNRNEVTPGNEQFVQTHLYSNEELHVEVAKLKFHFMNNSQSLLHGDLHTGSIFIDQNDTKMIDPEFAFFGPMGYDIGNIMANLIFAWARGDAYEQKEFTEWVEHTLFDVLDLFDTKFNKAWDEYATEVVAKNSDFKQHYMQNILKDTAGMAGLELARRIVGLAKVKDITTIEPIENRLKAERLCLRVAQTLILNPHDFSHGGDYVTALQNARQEEKND, encoded by the coding sequence ATGCCTTCATTTGAACAATACTTTCTCATGAACACAGACCATGTAAAAGACTACGTCAAAGCCAACATACATACCTTTAAAAATGCACAAAACATAACATGTCTAGAAATCGGCGATGGCAACCTCAACTATGTCTACCGTGTCCTCAACAATGACACCAACGACTCAGTCATAGTCAAACAAGCGGGAACCACTGCACGCATTTCAGACGAATTCGTACTCTCCACAACCCGTAACAAAATCGAAACCGAAGCCCTAATACTTCAACACACACTAGCTCCTGGACTCGTCCCTGAAATCTACCTACTCGATGAAACAATGAGCTGCTGCGTCATGGAAGACCTATCTCACTTAACCATCATGCGTACAGCGCTCACAAAGTTTGAAACATTCCCGAATTTCGCCGAACACATCACCGACTTCATGGTCAACACACTACTGCGCACAAGCGACGTCGTATTAAACCATAAAGACAAGAAAGAACTAGTCCGTAAATTTATCAACCCAGAACTTTGTGAAATCTCGGAAGACCTCGTGTTCACTGAGCCATTCCATAATCAGTTTAACCGCAACGAAGTGACACCTGGCAACGAACAATTCGTCCAAACACATCTGTACTCAAACGAAGAACTACACGTAGAAGTCGCAAAACTAAAATTCCATTTCATGAACAACAGCCAGTCACTCCTTCATGGCGACCTACACACAGGTTCTATTTTCATTGACCAAAACGACACGAAAATGATTGATCCTGAATTCGCATTCTTCGGTCCAATGGGATACGATATCGGAAACATCATGGCCAACCTCATTTTCGCATGGGCAAGAGGGGACGCATATGAACAGAAAGAATTCACCGAATGGGTCGAACACACATTATTCGACGTCTTGGACTTGTTCGACACCAAATTCAACAAAGCATGGGACGAATATGCAACTGAAGTTGTCGCCAAAAATTCGGACTTCAAACAACATTATATGCAAAATATTCTTAAAGACACAGCGGGCATGGCGGGACTCGAACTCGCACGGCGCATCGTCGGACTAGCAAAAGTAAAAGACATCACCACTATAGAACCAATTGAAAATCGCCTAAAAGCAGAACGACTCTGCCTACGCGTCGCACAAACATTGATTCTGAATCCACATGATTTTAGTCATGGTGGAGATTACGTAACGGCACTCCAAAACGCACGACAGGAGGAAAAAAATGACTGA